The following are encoded together in the Glycine soja cultivar W05 chromosome 5, ASM419377v2, whole genome shotgun sequence genome:
- the LOC114412177 gene encoding VAN3-binding protein-like, whose translation MDGGYFPPGKIGSWHGLELQDVQENDELKLVPSLFAIPQPPTPHEPMEFLSRSWSLSAAEISKALLEKQKHNFHDKNQATFPEAILATQLVTSKTMPYPYSKKMGTIGKWFHQRHHGNTNITVKKKDRARLENARVHSAVSIAGLASALAAVAAAENSSCSQTKLKLALASATQLLASHCIEMAELAGADHNHVASTIKSAVDIQTPGDLMTLTAAAATALRGEAALRARLPNEAKRNASISPYDRVLLPQSHRFFAFEGQSCEHHPPCVGDLSQLTRKGVLRWKHVSVYINKKCQVKIKIKSKHVGGAFSKKNKCVVYGICDKDGAWPYRKERKTSEEFYFGLKTAQGLLEFKCDSKLHKQKWVDGIGCLLRRVNSIEATERSLDLLSINSDT comes from the exons ATGGATGGTGGTTATTTTCCACCTGGCAAAATTGGTTCATGGCATGGATTGGAATTACAGGATGTGCAAGAAAATGATGAACTCAAATTGGTTCCATCGTTATTTGCCATACCTCAGCCACCTACCCCACATGAGCCCATGGAGTTCTTATCCAGGTCTTGGAGTCTCTCTGCTGCAGAAATTTCAAAGGCTCTTTTGGAAAAACAAAAGCATAACTTCCATGACAAGAATCAAGCCACCTTTCCAGAAGCTATTTTGGCTACTCAATTAGTA ACAAGTAAGACCATGCCTTATCCTTATAGCAAAAAGATGGGCACTATTGGAAAATGGTTTCATCAGAGGCATCATGGGAATACTAATATCACTGTAAAGAAGAAAGATCGGGCACGTTTAGAAAATGCACGTGTACATTCTGCTGTGTCTATTGCGGGGCTTGCTTCGGCCTTGGCTGCTGTTGCTGCAGCAGAGAACTCTAGCTGCTCTCAAACGAAGTTGAAACTTGCTCTGGCTTCAGCCACACAACTCTTGGCATCACATTGCATTGAAATGGCTGAACTAGCTGGAGCTGATCATAATCATGTGGCTTCTACTATAAAGTCTGCGGTTGATATTCAAACCCCTGGTGATCTAATGACTCTTACAGCTGCAGCTGCTACAG CTTTGAGAGGAGAAGCAGCTCTAAGAGCAAGATTGCCAAACGAAGCAAAAAGGAATGCATCTATAAGTCCCTATGATAGGGTACTACTACCACAATCACATCGGTTTTTTGCCTTTGAAGGACAGAGTTGTGAACATCATCCTCCATGTGTGGGAGATTTGTCGCAGCTCACAAGAAAAG GTGTATTACGATGGAAGCATGTTTCTGTTTATATCAACAAGAAGTGTCAG GTCAAAATCAAGATCAAAAGCAAGCACGTTGGAGGAGCCTTCTCCAAAAAGAATAAAT GTGTGGTCTATGGAATTTGTGACAAAGATGGGGCATGGCCAtacagaaaagaaaggaaaacgtCAGAAGAGTTCTATTTTGGTCTCAAAACTGCACAGGGTCTTCTAGAGTTTAAGTGTGATAGTAAACTCCACAAGCAAAAATGGGTTGATGGAATAGGGTGTCTACTTCGTCGAGTTAACTCTATTGAAGCAACAGAGCGTTCTCTAGATCTTCTAAGTATTAACAGCGACACATGA
- the LOC114412178 gene encoding formyltetrahydrofolate deformylase 1, mitochondrial-like isoform X1, whose product MAMARRVPRNVLGLVKRNMSFKSLDPPSSLTHGIHVFHCPDAVGIVAKLSDCIASRGGNILAADVFVPENKHVFYSRSDFVFDPVKWPRVQMEEDFLKLSQTFKAIRSVVRVPALDPKYKIAVLASKQDHCLVDLLHGWQDGRLPVDITCVISNHHRGSNTHVIRFLERHGIPYHYLCTTKENKREGEILQLVQNTDILVLARYMQILSGNFLRSYGNDIINIHHGLLPSFKGGNPSKQAFEAGVKLIGATSHFVTEELDAGPIIEQMVERVSHRDNLQSFVQKSENLEKQCLSKAIRSYCELRVLPYEEKRTVVF is encoded by the exons atggcCATGGCCCGAAGAGTCCCTCGTAATGTTTTGGGATTGGTCAAAAGGAACATGTCCTTCAAATCTTTGGATCCCCCTTCCTCCCTCACCCACGGAATCCACGTCTTTCATTGCCCC GATGCCGTTGGAATTGTAGCCAAGCTATCCGACTGTATTGCCTCTAGAGGTGGAAACATTCTCGCCGCTGATGTTTTTGTTCCTGAAAATAAACATGTCTTCTACTCCAGAAG TGATTTTGTTTTCGATCCTGTTAAATGGCCACGGGtgcaaatggaggaggacttcCTAAAGCTTTCACAAACATTCAAAGCAATAAGATCTGTTGTAAGGGTGCCAGCTCTGGATCCTAAATATAAGATAGCGGTTCTTGCATCAAAGCAG GACCACTGCCTGGTTGATTTATTACATGGATGGCAGGATGGAAGACTTCCAGTAGATATCACTTGTGTAATTAG TAACCATCATAGAGGTTCAAACACCCATGTGATTCGTTTTCTTGAAAGGCATGGTATTCCTTATCATTACTTATGTACgactaaagaaaataaaagagaagggGAGATATTGCAGCTGGTTCAGAATACTGATATTTTAGTACTTGCAAGATATATGCAG ATATTATCTGGAAACTTTTTAAGGAGCTATGGGAACGATATAATTAACATTCACCATGGTCTTTTGCCATCATTCAAGGGTGGTAATCCATCTAAACAG GCCTTTGAGGCAGGTGTTAAATTAATTGGTGCAACAAGTCACTTTGTGACTGAAGAACTTGATGCTGGACCTATAATTGAACAAATG GTTGAGAGAGTTTCTCACAGAGATAACTTGCAGAGCTTTGTGCAGAAATCAGAAAACCTAGAGAAACAATGCCTTTCCAAGGCTATCAGATCTTACTGTGAACTTCGGGTGTTACCTTATGAAGAAAAGAGGACTGTTGTATTTTGA
- the LOC114412178 gene encoding formyltetrahydrofolate deformylase 1, mitochondrial-like isoform X2 yields MAMARRVPRNVLGLVKRNMSFKSLDPPSSLTHGIHVFHCPDAVGIVAKLSDCIASRGGNILAADVFVPENKHVFYSRSDFVFDPVKWPRVQMEEDFLKLSQTFKAIRSVVRVPALDPKYKIAVLASKQDHCLVDLLHGWQDGRLPVDITCVISNHHRGSNTHVIRFLERHGIPYHYLCTTKENKREGEILQLVQNTDILVLARYMQAFEAGVKLIGATSHFVTEELDAGPIIEQMVERVSHRDNLQSFVQKSENLEKQCLSKAIRSYCELRVLPYEEKRTVVF; encoded by the exons atggcCATGGCCCGAAGAGTCCCTCGTAATGTTTTGGGATTGGTCAAAAGGAACATGTCCTTCAAATCTTTGGATCCCCCTTCCTCCCTCACCCACGGAATCCACGTCTTTCATTGCCCC GATGCCGTTGGAATTGTAGCCAAGCTATCCGACTGTATTGCCTCTAGAGGTGGAAACATTCTCGCCGCTGATGTTTTTGTTCCTGAAAATAAACATGTCTTCTACTCCAGAAG TGATTTTGTTTTCGATCCTGTTAAATGGCCACGGGtgcaaatggaggaggacttcCTAAAGCTTTCACAAACATTCAAAGCAATAAGATCTGTTGTAAGGGTGCCAGCTCTGGATCCTAAATATAAGATAGCGGTTCTTGCATCAAAGCAG GACCACTGCCTGGTTGATTTATTACATGGATGGCAGGATGGAAGACTTCCAGTAGATATCACTTGTGTAATTAG TAACCATCATAGAGGTTCAAACACCCATGTGATTCGTTTTCTTGAAAGGCATGGTATTCCTTATCATTACTTATGTACgactaaagaaaataaaagagaagggGAGATATTGCAGCTGGTTCAGAATACTGATATTTTAGTACTTGCAAGATATATGCAG GCCTTTGAGGCAGGTGTTAAATTAATTGGTGCAACAAGTCACTTTGTGACTGAAGAACTTGATGCTGGACCTATAATTGAACAAATG GTTGAGAGAGTTTCTCACAGAGATAACTTGCAGAGCTTTGTGCAGAAATCAGAAAACCTAGAGAAACAATGCCTTTCCAAGGCTATCAGATCTTACTGTGAACTTCGGGTGTTACCTTATGAAGAAAAGAGGACTGTTGTATTTTGA